The nucleotide window CGCTACTCTCTGCCTTTGCCCATCCGATAACTTACTTCCTCTTTCTCCAACTACTGTGTCGTATCCTTCATCTAAAAGTCCTATGAATTTATCTACCTTAGCTTTCTTTACCGCTTTCATGAATTCCTCTTCAGTGAATTCATCATCCAACATTATGTTTTCTTTGATCGTCATGTTGAATAAATAATCATCTTGCCTAACAATGATAATATTTTTTCTTAATTGCTTCAGATTATATTTTTTAACATCTATACCATTGATCATAACTTTTCCTGTAGTAGGTTCGTAAAATCTTGGGATTAGATTGACAAAAGAGGATTTGCCTGCACCACTTGTTCCAACAATTGCGACCTTTTCTTTTGTTCCAATGGTTAAATTTATATCATGCAGGACGGTGTTGTCTTTATATTTAAAACAAATGTTTTCAAAGGTAATAGGGTAATCATTGTTAGGAAAAGGTTCTTCTTCTCTCATTTTTTCTTCTGGGAAATTATGTATTTCAAAGATACGTTCTGAAATTTGTCGGACTCTTTGCATTTGGATATAGAAACTGCTAAGATTTCTTATAGGAGTAAATATCCAACCCAGGTAAGCATAAAACCCCATTAGGGTTCCAAGGGTAGCTTTTCCTTTTAATATTAGATACGCACCACAACCCAGTATCAAAACAGGGATCAATTCATATATAAAAGACATAAAATCCTCAGCAGATTGATTAAACATATTCAGTCTGTTTTTTCTCTCAACCCAAATCCATGATATTTTCGAGAATTGTTTTGAAAAAAATTTTTCTTTACAAAAAGATTTTATTGACACAAGACCTCCTATTTTTTCTCTCAATTCTTCAGTAAGATCACTGTAAGCGATCCTTTCTAACTCAGAACTCTTTTGAAGTTTTTTATCAAATGCTCGAAGTGAAAAATAGTAAAAAGGAACCATAATGAAGGTTATAACAGCAAGTTGCCAATTTAGATATAATAAAACCGAAGAAACAAGGATGAGTTGTATAATATTATAGGTTATTACTGAAATTCCTGCTCCAAGGAAAAAGGAAACTTCCAACGTATCGGAAAGCACTCTTGACATGAAATCACCAATTTTGTTATGCGAAAATTCTTTTATAGGGATCGTTAGTATTTTTTTAAACATGTAAATTTGTTCGTCTCTTGCTGCTAAATTGGTAGATTTATAATAACCATAATTGACAATAAAGGAAATTAACCTTTCAGTTAATATTACGGTTGTAAAAAGGATAACAAATGGTAATATTTGCGAAAATTCATGGTTACCAATGATATCATCAATTAAATATTTGATTAAAAAGGGACTTAGAATAGAAACCAATAACAATAATGGTGTGAGAATCAGAGGGGTTTTCTGATACTTTAAGTATTTTTTAGAGTATTTTAACAATTTTCTCAAACTTTGAACGTTTTCTTTTTTCAATTTTGTACCTCCTGAGATGTAATTTTGGCATATTCTAAAAGCAACTCTTTTACTGTTTGTTTTCGAATTTCGCAATCAGAGAAAGAAGGAACCATATTCCCTTTTAGCAAATAATTTGCGGAGGGACAACCAGAACAATAATTTTCTAAATAACAGTTTTTACATTTATCGTATTTTGCCTTTTCAACTATTTTTTTTTGCTTAAGTGCGAAGTTTTCTAAATTCATTTTTAATTTTTCTATATTTTCTCCAACATTCCCTATCTTGAATTTTTCCATTCCGACTAACATATGACAGGGGTAAATATCTCCAAATGTATCTACTGCATAGCCCTCAATTCCCCCATCACAGAAATATTTACTAGGAACATAACTTAGAACAGTATTTTCAACATGTTTTTTAAACTTATCTATACTATATCTTGGATAAGAAGTTACGTTTTTTACGGATTTTAACATTTTAACATGATATTCATACAATATTTCTATTTCAACGTCTCTTGGCAAAGCCAAAGAAGGATCTTTAGAGATTACAGGAATTACAAAAACCAACGATTCCTTTAATCCTAATTCTTCTTTAAAGTAATTTATTAAATCTGATGGTAATATCCCTTTGTCAAAATGGATCTTTGTATAAGTAACTTCGATTGCATGAGGTTGACCATATTTTTTTAAATAATTGAGATTTCCAATGACAGAGTTATAAGATGGTTTACCATTCTTAAAAGGTCTTAAAATATTTTGAATTTCAGAAGGTCCATCACAGCTAACTGTCAATCGTATTTCTGGATAAACTTGTAATAGTTTTGCAAACTTTCTCACTATTTCTTCAGGTACGCCTAATCCACTTTCTACAAGGAAATCTGGTTTCTTCTGAATAATTTTTTCGGAAAATAATTCTTGTATTAATTTAATTGTGTACTCTATTAGTTCTAAATTTAATAGAGGTTCTCCACCAAAAAACTGAATCATCCCTATATTATCAAAAATTGAAAGAAAAGATTCCAAGCTGTTTTTTACGGCTAGAGGTTTCATAAAAGAAGGGTAACCATATGTTCCTTTTTTAGCATAGCAATAAAGGCAACCTAACAAGCATTTTTGGGATATTAAGAGATTGAGCTGACGTAGGTTCTTACTTTCTTTTTTTAAATTTAAATCTTGAAGTAACTCTATTAGTTCATTTTCTAATTCGGGAGATTTATTTATTTCTCTTATAATGAATTTATTTATTTCTTCTTGATTTTCTATTTCTAGAAGTTTGTTAAAGAATTCTGTATGCTTTTTGTCTAACGAATATGCAT belongs to Petrotoga sibirica DSM 13575 and includes:
- a CDS encoding ABC transporter ATP-binding protein: MKKENVQSLRKLLKYSKKYLKYQKTPLILTPLLLLVSILSPFLIKYLIDDIIGNHEFSQILPFVILFTTVILTERLISFIVNYGYYKSTNLAARDEQIYMFKKILTIPIKEFSHNKIGDFMSRVLSDTLEVSFFLGAGISVITYNIIQLILVSSVLLYLNWQLAVITFIMVPFYYFSLRAFDKKLQKSSELERIAYSDLTEELREKIGGLVSIKSFCKEKFFSKQFSKISWIWVERKNRLNMFNQSAEDFMSFIYELIPVLILGCGAYLILKGKATLGTLMGFYAYLGWIFTPIRNLSSFYIQMQRVRQISERIFEIHNFPEEKMREEEPFPNNDYPITFENICFKYKDNTVLHDINLTIGTKEKVAIVGTSGAGKSSFVNLIPRFYEPTTGKVMINGIDVKKYNLKQLRKNIIIVRQDDYLFNMTIKENIMLDDEFTEEEFMKAVKKAKVDKFIGLLDEGYDTVVGERGSKLSDGQRQRVAIARALIREPKVLILDEATSGVDSQTEEEIFDELKEYKMTLIIISHRLSTIRKADKVILLKDGEIKGEGVHEELLKNAPIYREIIESQLIV
- a CDS encoding radical SAM/SPASM domain-containing protein; the protein is MNKALDLIITKKKRMQDFSLFQKNGATVLWDKLTLNAYSLDKKHTEFFNKLLEIENQEEINKFIIREINKSPELENELIELLQDLNLKKESKNLRQLNLLISQKCLLGCLYCYAKKGTYGYPSFMKPLAVKNSLESFLSIFDNIGMIQFFGGEPLLNLELIEYTIKLIQELFSEKIIQKKPDFLVESGLGVPEEIVRKFAKLLQVYPEIRLTVSCDGPSEIQNILRPFKNGKPSYNSVIGNLNYLKKYGQPHAIEVTYTKIHFDKGILPSDLINYFKEELGLKESLVFVIPVISKDPSLALPRDVEIEILYEYHVKMLKSVKNVTSYPRYSIDKFKKHVENTVLSYVPSKYFCDGGIEGYAVDTFGDIYPCHMLVGMEKFKIGNVGENIEKLKMNLENFALKQKKIVEKAKYDKCKNCYLENYCSGCPSANYLLKGNMVPSFSDCEIRKQTVKELLLEYAKITSQEVQN